One Glycine max cultivar Williams 82 chromosome 4, Glycine_max_v4.0, whole genome shotgun sequence DNA segment encodes these proteins:
- the LOC100791290 gene encoding GDSL esterase/lipase EXL3: MALFMKFFNSSSTSLMLRFILSLVLSFRAKAVVKLPPNITIPAVIAFGDSIVDPGNNNKVKTLVKCDFPPYGKDFEGGIPTGRFCNGKIPSDLLVEELGIKELLPAYLDPNLKPSDLVTGVCFASGASGYDPLTPKIASVISMSEQLDMFKEYIGKLKHIVGEDRTKFILANSFFLVVAGSDDIANTYFIARVRQLQYDIPAYTDLMLHSASNFVKELYGLGARRIGVLSAPPIGCVPSQRTLAGGFQRECAEEYNYAAKLFNSKLSRELDALKHNLPNSRIVYIDVYNPLMDIIVNYQRHGYKVVDRGCCGTGKLEVAVLCNPLGATCPDASQYVFWDSYHPTEGVYRQLIVQVLQKYLTRFY; the protein is encoded by the exons ATGGCTCTGTTTATGAAGTTCTTTAATTCTTCTTCGACAAGCTTAATGCTCCGTTTCATATTATCGTTAGTTCTATCATTCAGAGCGAAGGCTGTGGTGAAACTACCGCCAAATATTACCATTCCTGCAGTGATAGCTTTCGGAGATTCCATCGTTGACCCGGGCAACAACAACAAGGTTAAAACACTGGTCAAGTGCGATTTCCCTCCTTACGGTAAAGATTTTGAGGGAGGGATCCCAACCGGTCGATTTTGCAACGGGAAAATTCCATCAGATTTGCTAG TTGAAGAACTGGGTATTAAGGAGCTTTTACCTGCTTATTTGGATCCAAATCTTAAACCAAGTGACCTAGTTACCGGAGTCTGCTTTGCTTCTGGTGCTTCCGGATACGATCCTTTAACGCCAAAAATAGCG TCGGTGATATCAATGTCCGAACAACTAGACATGTTCAAAGAATACATAGGAAAGCTTAAACATATTGTTGGAGAGGACAGAACAAAATTCATCCTAGCCAACAGTTTTTTCCTTGTGGTAGCTGGAAGTGACGACATTGCCAACACCTATTTTATCGCTCGCGTTCGACAATTACAATATGATATTCCAGCTTACACTGATCTTATGCTCCACTCCGCTTCTAATTTCGTAAAG GAATTATATGGACTTGGAGCACGCAGAATCGGAGTACTGAGTGCACCACCGATTGGATGCGTTCCATCACAGAGGACTCTAGCTGGAGGTTTCCAAAGAGAGTGTGCAGAAGAATACAATTACGCCGCCAAGTTATTTAACTCAAAATTATCAAGGGAACTGGACGCTCTTAAGCATAACTTGCCCAATAGTAGGATCGTTTACATTGACGTTTACAACCCCCTAATGGATATCATTGTGAACTACCAACGTCATG GCTATAAAGTTGTGGATAGAGGTTGCTGTGGCACAGGGAAATTGGAGGTGGCAGTGTTATGCAACCCTTTGGGTGCCACTTGTCCCGATGCTTCACAATATGTTTTTTGGGATAGTTATCATCCTACCGAAGGAGTATACAGACAGCTCATAGTCCAAGTCCTTCAAAAATATTTGACTCGATTCTACTGA